One window of Mauremys mutica isolate MM-2020 ecotype Southern chromosome 20, ASM2049712v1, whole genome shotgun sequence genomic DNA carries:
- the LOC123353516 gene encoding adhesion G protein-coupled receptor L1 isoform X1, producing MARLAHALWSLCVTAILVTSATQGLSRAGLPFGLVRRELACEGYPIELRCPGSDVIMVENANYGRTDDKICDADPFQMENVQCYLPDAFKIMSQRCNNRTQCVVVAGSDAFPDPCPGTYKYLEVQYDCVPYKVEQKVFVCPGTLQKVLEATSTHESEHQSGAWCKDPLQAGDRIYVMPWIPYRTDTLTEYASWEDYVGARHTTTYRLPNRVDGTGFVVYDGAVFYNKERTRNIIKYDLRTRIKSGETVINTANYHDTSPYRWGGKTDIDLAVDENGLWVIYATEGNNGRLVVSQLNPYTLRFEGTWETGYDKRSASNAFMVCGVLYVVRSVYVDDDSEAAGNRVDYAFNTNLNREEPVSLAFPNPYQYVSSVDYNPRDNQLYVWNNYFVVRYALEFGPPDPSTGPVTSTPLSTTTTVRPTTVTTTASPAATTTVRRAPLTTHPIGAINQKGTELHPITAAAPSTRKPPSSNQHVSPELFCEPKEVRRVQWPATQQGMLVERPCPKGTRGIASFQCLPALGIWNPRGPDLSNCTSPWVNQVAQKIKSGENAANIASELARHTRGPIYAGDVSSSVKLMEQLLDILDAQLQALRPIERESAGKNYNKMHKRERTCKDYIKAVVETVDNLLRPEALESWKDMNATEQVHTATMLLDILEEGAFLLADNVKEPARFVTTRQNVVLEVTVLNTEGQVQELVFPQEYASENSIQLSAKTIKQNSRNGVVKVVFILYNNLGFFLSTENATVKLSGEAGAPSPALVVNSQVIAASINKESSRVFLMDPVIFTLSHLEAKNHFNANCSFWNYSERSMMGYWSTQGCRLVETNKTHTTCACSHLTNFAVLMAHREIYQGRINELLLSVITWVGIVISLVCLAICISTFCFLRGLQTDRNTIHKNLCISLFLAELLFLIGIDKTQYEIACPIFAGLLHYFFLAAFSWMCLEGVHLYLMLVEVFESEYSRKKYYYLGGYCFPALVVGIAAAIDYRSYGTDKACWLRVDNYFIWSFIGPVSFIIVVNLLFLMITLHKMSRSTAVLKPDSSRLDNIKSWALGAIALLFLLGLTWAFGLLFINKESIVMAYLFTTFNAFQGMFIFVFHCALQKKVHREFSKCLRHASCCLRSPPGATLGSLKTSAIRSNNRYYTGTQSRIRRMWNDTVRKQTESSFMAGDINSTPTLNRGTMGNHLLTNPVLQTRGGTSPYNTLIAESVGFNPSSPPVFNSPGSFRESKHPLNNSRDACGMDTLPLNGNFNNSYSLRSADFPAEGAKMADCRRNLSDAAAFEKMIISELVHNNLRGGAGGTAKGAPPAGGAGPAEPSNPSGPPAPPSGGGPGEEEAAAAPEGPALSHEENLEIELMYKALEEPLLLQRAQSILYQSDLEESESCTADLTEGGDGQAPSPNRDSLYTSMTNLRDSPYPDSSPEAVGEILPHTQAINEIYYTNRPALVPRSQLQAYYQVRRPSTDGYLVQAGLEGPVPEGDGQMQLVTSL from the exons AAGTGGAACAAAAAG tattcGTTTGCCCGGGGACCCTACAGAAGGTGCTGGAGGCCACGTCCACCCACGAATCGGAGCATCAGTCGGGCGCCTGGTGCAAAGACCCGCTGCAAGCCGGTGACCGGATCTATGTCATGCCGTGGATTCCCTACCGGACGGACACGCTGACAGAGTACGCCTCATGGGAGGACTACGTGGGCGCCCGCCACACCACCACCTACCGGCTGCCCAACCGCGTGGATGGCACGGGCTTCGTGGTGTACGACGGGGCCGTCTTCTACAACAAGGAGCGGACCCGGAACATCATCAAGTACGACCTGCGGACCCGCATCAAGAGCGGCGAGACGGTGATCAACACGGCCAACTACCACGACACCTCGCCCTACCGCTGGGGAGGCAAGACCGACATCGACCTGGCCGTGGACGAGAACGGGCTGTGGGTCATCTACGCCACCGAGGGCAACAACGGGCGTCTGGTGGTGAGCCAGCTCAACCCCTACACCCTGCGCTTCGAGGGCACCTGGGAGACGGGCTACGACAAACGTTCAGCCTCCAACGCCTTCATGGTGTGCGGGGTGCTGTACGTGGTGCGCTCTGTCTACGTGGATGATGACAGCGAGGCCGCCGGCAACCGCGTGGACTACGCCTTCAACACCAACCTCAACCGGGAGGAGCCCGTCTCGCTGgccttccccaacccctaccaGTACGTCTCCTCGGTGGACTACAACCCCCGCGACAACCAGCTCTATGTCTGGAACAACTACTTCGTGGTGCGCTACGCCCTGGAGTTCGGGCCCCCCGACCCCAGCACGG GCCCCGTCACCTCCACGCCGCTCAGCACCACCACCACAGTGCGGCCCACCACGGTCACCACCACGGCCTCGCCTGCCGCCACCACCACGGTGCGCAGGGCCCCCCTCACCACCCACCCCATCGGCGCCATCAACCAGAAGGGCACGGAGCTGCACCCCATCACGGCCGCCGCCCCCAGCACCCGCAAGCCCCCCTCCTCCAACCAGCACGTCTCCCCTGAGCTCTTCTGCGAGCCCAAGGAGGTCAGACGGGTCCAGTGGCCGGCCACGCAGCAGGGCATGCTGGTGGAGCGGCCCTGCCCCAAGGGCACCAGAG GAATCGCCTCCTTCCAGTGCCTGCCAGCCCTGGGGATCTGGAACCCCCGCGGCCCCGACCTCAGCAACTGCACCAGCCCCTGGGTCAACCAGGTGGCACAGAAG ATCAAGAGCGGGGAGAACGCAGCCAACATCGCCAGCGAGCTGGCGCGGCACACGCGGGGACCCATCTACGCCGGCGATGTCAGCTCCTCCGTCAAGCTGATGGAGCAGCTGCTGGACATCCTGGACGCCCAGCTGCAGGCACTGCGCCCCATCGAGAGGGAGTCGGCTGGCAAGAACTACAACAAG ATGCACAAGCGAGAGCGGACCTGTAAAGACTACATCAAG GCTGTGGTGGAGACCGTGGACAATCTGCTGCGGCCCGAGGCGCTGGAGTCGTGGAAGGACATGAACGCCACGGAGCAGGTGCACACGGCCACCATGCTGCTGGACATCCTGGAGGAGGGCGCCTTCCTGCTGGCCGACAATGTCAAGGAGCCTGCGCGCTTCGTCACCACCCGGCAGAACGTGG TGCTGGAGGTGACGGTGCTGAACACGGAGGGGCAGGTGCAGGAGCTGGTCTTCCCGCAGGAGTATGCCAGCGAGAACTCCATCCAGCTCTCAGCCAAAACCATCAAGCAGAACAGCCGCAATG gggtGGTCAAGGTGGTCTTCATCCTCTACAACAACCTGGGCTTCTTCCTCTCCACCGAGAACGCCACGGTCAAGCTGAGCGGGGAGGCAggcgctcccagccccgccctggtCGTCAACTCGCAGGTCATCGCCGCCTCCATCAACAAGGAGTCCAGCCGTGTCTTCCTCATGGACCCCGTCATCTTCACCCTCTCCCACCTGGAG GCGAAGAACCACTTTAACGCCAACTGCTCCTTCTGGAACTACTCGGAGCGCTCCATGATGGGCTACTGGTCGACGCAGGGCTGCCGCCTGGTGGAGACCAACAAGACGCACACGACCTGCGCCTGCAGCCACCTCACCAACTTCGCCGTGCTCATGGCGCACCGCGAGATC TACCAGGGCCGCATCAACGAGCTGCTGCTGTCAGTGATCACCTGGGTGGGCATCGTCATCTCGCTGGTGTGCCTGGCCATCTGCATCTCCACCTTCTGCTTCCTGCGCGGGCTGCAGACCGACCGCAACACCATCCACAAGAACCTCTGCATCAGCCTCTTCCTTGCTGAGCTCCTCTTCCTCATCGGCATCGACAAGACGCAGTACGAG atcgCCTGCCCCATCTTTGCGGGGCTGCTGCATTACTTTTTCCTGGCAGCCTTCTCCTGGATGTGCCTGGAGGGCGTGCACCTCTACCTCATGCTGGTGGAGGTCTTCGAGAGCGAGTACTCCCGCAAGAAGTACTACTACCTGGGTGGCTACTGCTTCCCGGCCCTCGTGGTGGGCATCGCCGCCGCCATCGACTACCGCAGCTACGGCACCGACAAGGC CTGCTGGCTCCGAGTGGACAATTACTTCATCTGGAGCTTCATCGGCCCCGTCTCCTTCATTATCGTG gtcaACCTGCTCTTCCTCATGATCACGCTGCACAAGATGAGCCGCAGCACGGCTGTGCTCAAGCCCGACTCCAGCCGCCTGGACAACATCAA GTCCTGGGCGCTGGGCGCCATcgctctcctcttcctcctgggaCTAACCTGGGCCTTCGGCCTCCTCTTCATCAACAAGGAGTCCATCGTCATGGCCTATCTCTTCACCACCTTCAACGCCTTCCAGGGCATGTTCATCTTCGTCTTCCACTGTGCCCTGCAGAAGAAG GTGCACAGGGAGTTCAGTAAATGCCTGCGTCACGCGTCCTGCTGCCTGCGCAGCCCCCCGGGGGCCACACTCGGCTCCCTCAAGACTTCAGCCATTCGGAGCAACAACCGCTACTACACGGGCACGCAG AGTCGGATCCGGAGAATGTGGAACGACACAGTCCGGAAACAGACAGAGTCAAGCTTCATGGCGGGGGATATCAACAGCACCCCCACCCTAAACCgag GGACCATGGGGAACCACCTGCTGACCAACCCGGTGCTGCAGACCCGGGGCGGCACCAGCCCCTACAACACCCTCATCGCCGAGTCCGTGGGCTTCAACCCCTCCTCGCCCCCCGTCTTCAACTCCCCAG GGAGCTTCCGAGAGTCCA agcaccccctgaaCAACAGCCGGGACGCCTGCGGCATGGACACCCTGCCCCTCAACGGCAACTTCAACAACAGCTACTCCCTCCGCAGTGCTGACTTCCCGGCCGAGGGCGCCAAGATGGCCGACTGCCGGCGCAACCTCAGCGACGCCGCCGCCTTCGAGAAGATGATCATCTCGGAGCTGGTGCACAACAACCTACGTGGGGGCGCCGGCGGCACGGCCAAGGGGGCGCCCCCTGCAGGAGGGGCCGGCCCGGCCGAGCCCAGCAACCCCTCtggcccgcccgccccccccagcggcggCGGGCCtggtgaggaggaggcggcggcggcgcccGAGGGCCCGGCCCTGAGCCACGAGGAGAACCTGGAGATCGAACTCATGTACAAGGCCCTGGaggagccgctgctgctgcaaCGGGCTCAGTCGATCCTCTACCAGAGCGACCTGGAGGAGTCCGAGAGCTGCACGGCCGACCTGACCGAGGGCGGAGAcggccaggccccctcccccaacagggACTCCTTGTACACCAGTATGACCAACCTGAGAGACTCCCCTTACCCGGACAGCAGCCCCGAGGCGGTGGGGGaaatcctcccccacacccaagcCATCAACGAAATCTACTACACCAACCGGCCTGCCCTGGTGCCCCGCAGCCAGCTCCAAGCCTACTACCAGGTCCGGAGACCGAGCACTGACGGCTACTTGGTTCAAGCCGGCTTAGAGGGCCCAGTGCCGGAGGGAGACGGTCAAATGCAGCTGGTGACCAGTCTCTGA
- the LOC123353516 gene encoding adhesion G protein-coupled receptor L1 isoform X2 yields the protein MARLAHALWSLCVTAILVTSATQGLSRAGLPFGLVRRELACEGYPIELRCPGSDVIMVENANYGRTDDKICDADPFQMENVQCYLPDAFKIMSQRCNNRTQCVVVAGSDAFPDPCPGTYKYLEVQYDCVPYIFVCPGTLQKVLEATSTHESEHQSGAWCKDPLQAGDRIYVMPWIPYRTDTLTEYASWEDYVGARHTTTYRLPNRVDGTGFVVYDGAVFYNKERTRNIIKYDLRTRIKSGETVINTANYHDTSPYRWGGKTDIDLAVDENGLWVIYATEGNNGRLVVSQLNPYTLRFEGTWETGYDKRSASNAFMVCGVLYVVRSVYVDDDSEAAGNRVDYAFNTNLNREEPVSLAFPNPYQYVSSVDYNPRDNQLYVWNNYFVVRYALEFGPPDPSTGPVTSTPLSTTTTVRPTTVTTTASPAATTTVRRAPLTTHPIGAINQKGTELHPITAAAPSTRKPPSSNQHVSPELFCEPKEVRRVQWPATQQGMLVERPCPKGTRGIASFQCLPALGIWNPRGPDLSNCTSPWVNQVAQKIKSGENAANIASELARHTRGPIYAGDVSSSVKLMEQLLDILDAQLQALRPIERESAGKNYNKMHKRERTCKDYIKAVVETVDNLLRPEALESWKDMNATEQVHTATMLLDILEEGAFLLADNVKEPARFVTTRQNVVLEVTVLNTEGQVQELVFPQEYASENSIQLSAKTIKQNSRNGVVKVVFILYNNLGFFLSTENATVKLSGEAGAPSPALVVNSQVIAASINKESSRVFLMDPVIFTLSHLEAKNHFNANCSFWNYSERSMMGYWSTQGCRLVETNKTHTTCACSHLTNFAVLMAHREIYQGRINELLLSVITWVGIVISLVCLAICISTFCFLRGLQTDRNTIHKNLCISLFLAELLFLIGIDKTQYEIACPIFAGLLHYFFLAAFSWMCLEGVHLYLMLVEVFESEYSRKKYYYLGGYCFPALVVGIAAAIDYRSYGTDKACWLRVDNYFIWSFIGPVSFIIVVNLLFLMITLHKMSRSTAVLKPDSSRLDNIKSWALGAIALLFLLGLTWAFGLLFINKESIVMAYLFTTFNAFQGMFIFVFHCALQKKVHREFSKCLRHASCCLRSPPGATLGSLKTSAIRSNNRYYTGTQSRIRRMWNDTVRKQTESSFMAGDINSTPTLNRGTMGNHLLTNPVLQTRGGTSPYNTLIAESVGFNPSSPPVFNSPGSFRESKHPLNNSRDACGMDTLPLNGNFNNSYSLRSADFPAEGAKMADCRRNLSDAAAFEKMIISELVHNNLRGGAGGTAKGAPPAGGAGPAEPSNPSGPPAPPSGGGPGEEEAAAAPEGPALSHEENLEIELMYKALEEPLLLQRAQSILYQSDLEESESCTADLTEGGDGQAPSPNRDSLYTSMTNLRDSPYPDSSPEAVGEILPHTQAINEIYYTNRPALVPRSQLQAYYQVRRPSTDGYLVQAGLEGPVPEGDGQMQLVTSL from the exons tattcGTTTGCCCGGGGACCCTACAGAAGGTGCTGGAGGCCACGTCCACCCACGAATCGGAGCATCAGTCGGGCGCCTGGTGCAAAGACCCGCTGCAAGCCGGTGACCGGATCTATGTCATGCCGTGGATTCCCTACCGGACGGACACGCTGACAGAGTACGCCTCATGGGAGGACTACGTGGGCGCCCGCCACACCACCACCTACCGGCTGCCCAACCGCGTGGATGGCACGGGCTTCGTGGTGTACGACGGGGCCGTCTTCTACAACAAGGAGCGGACCCGGAACATCATCAAGTACGACCTGCGGACCCGCATCAAGAGCGGCGAGACGGTGATCAACACGGCCAACTACCACGACACCTCGCCCTACCGCTGGGGAGGCAAGACCGACATCGACCTGGCCGTGGACGAGAACGGGCTGTGGGTCATCTACGCCACCGAGGGCAACAACGGGCGTCTGGTGGTGAGCCAGCTCAACCCCTACACCCTGCGCTTCGAGGGCACCTGGGAGACGGGCTACGACAAACGTTCAGCCTCCAACGCCTTCATGGTGTGCGGGGTGCTGTACGTGGTGCGCTCTGTCTACGTGGATGATGACAGCGAGGCCGCCGGCAACCGCGTGGACTACGCCTTCAACACCAACCTCAACCGGGAGGAGCCCGTCTCGCTGgccttccccaacccctaccaGTACGTCTCCTCGGTGGACTACAACCCCCGCGACAACCAGCTCTATGTCTGGAACAACTACTTCGTGGTGCGCTACGCCCTGGAGTTCGGGCCCCCCGACCCCAGCACGG GCCCCGTCACCTCCACGCCGCTCAGCACCACCACCACAGTGCGGCCCACCACGGTCACCACCACGGCCTCGCCTGCCGCCACCACCACGGTGCGCAGGGCCCCCCTCACCACCCACCCCATCGGCGCCATCAACCAGAAGGGCACGGAGCTGCACCCCATCACGGCCGCCGCCCCCAGCACCCGCAAGCCCCCCTCCTCCAACCAGCACGTCTCCCCTGAGCTCTTCTGCGAGCCCAAGGAGGTCAGACGGGTCCAGTGGCCGGCCACGCAGCAGGGCATGCTGGTGGAGCGGCCCTGCCCCAAGGGCACCAGAG GAATCGCCTCCTTCCAGTGCCTGCCAGCCCTGGGGATCTGGAACCCCCGCGGCCCCGACCTCAGCAACTGCACCAGCCCCTGGGTCAACCAGGTGGCACAGAAG ATCAAGAGCGGGGAGAACGCAGCCAACATCGCCAGCGAGCTGGCGCGGCACACGCGGGGACCCATCTACGCCGGCGATGTCAGCTCCTCCGTCAAGCTGATGGAGCAGCTGCTGGACATCCTGGACGCCCAGCTGCAGGCACTGCGCCCCATCGAGAGGGAGTCGGCTGGCAAGAACTACAACAAG ATGCACAAGCGAGAGCGGACCTGTAAAGACTACATCAAG GCTGTGGTGGAGACCGTGGACAATCTGCTGCGGCCCGAGGCGCTGGAGTCGTGGAAGGACATGAACGCCACGGAGCAGGTGCACACGGCCACCATGCTGCTGGACATCCTGGAGGAGGGCGCCTTCCTGCTGGCCGACAATGTCAAGGAGCCTGCGCGCTTCGTCACCACCCGGCAGAACGTGG TGCTGGAGGTGACGGTGCTGAACACGGAGGGGCAGGTGCAGGAGCTGGTCTTCCCGCAGGAGTATGCCAGCGAGAACTCCATCCAGCTCTCAGCCAAAACCATCAAGCAGAACAGCCGCAATG gggtGGTCAAGGTGGTCTTCATCCTCTACAACAACCTGGGCTTCTTCCTCTCCACCGAGAACGCCACGGTCAAGCTGAGCGGGGAGGCAggcgctcccagccccgccctggtCGTCAACTCGCAGGTCATCGCCGCCTCCATCAACAAGGAGTCCAGCCGTGTCTTCCTCATGGACCCCGTCATCTTCACCCTCTCCCACCTGGAG GCGAAGAACCACTTTAACGCCAACTGCTCCTTCTGGAACTACTCGGAGCGCTCCATGATGGGCTACTGGTCGACGCAGGGCTGCCGCCTGGTGGAGACCAACAAGACGCACACGACCTGCGCCTGCAGCCACCTCACCAACTTCGCCGTGCTCATGGCGCACCGCGAGATC TACCAGGGCCGCATCAACGAGCTGCTGCTGTCAGTGATCACCTGGGTGGGCATCGTCATCTCGCTGGTGTGCCTGGCCATCTGCATCTCCACCTTCTGCTTCCTGCGCGGGCTGCAGACCGACCGCAACACCATCCACAAGAACCTCTGCATCAGCCTCTTCCTTGCTGAGCTCCTCTTCCTCATCGGCATCGACAAGACGCAGTACGAG atcgCCTGCCCCATCTTTGCGGGGCTGCTGCATTACTTTTTCCTGGCAGCCTTCTCCTGGATGTGCCTGGAGGGCGTGCACCTCTACCTCATGCTGGTGGAGGTCTTCGAGAGCGAGTACTCCCGCAAGAAGTACTACTACCTGGGTGGCTACTGCTTCCCGGCCCTCGTGGTGGGCATCGCCGCCGCCATCGACTACCGCAGCTACGGCACCGACAAGGC CTGCTGGCTCCGAGTGGACAATTACTTCATCTGGAGCTTCATCGGCCCCGTCTCCTTCATTATCGTG gtcaACCTGCTCTTCCTCATGATCACGCTGCACAAGATGAGCCGCAGCACGGCTGTGCTCAAGCCCGACTCCAGCCGCCTGGACAACATCAA GTCCTGGGCGCTGGGCGCCATcgctctcctcttcctcctgggaCTAACCTGGGCCTTCGGCCTCCTCTTCATCAACAAGGAGTCCATCGTCATGGCCTATCTCTTCACCACCTTCAACGCCTTCCAGGGCATGTTCATCTTCGTCTTCCACTGTGCCCTGCAGAAGAAG GTGCACAGGGAGTTCAGTAAATGCCTGCGTCACGCGTCCTGCTGCCTGCGCAGCCCCCCGGGGGCCACACTCGGCTCCCTCAAGACTTCAGCCATTCGGAGCAACAACCGCTACTACACGGGCACGCAG AGTCGGATCCGGAGAATGTGGAACGACACAGTCCGGAAACAGACAGAGTCAAGCTTCATGGCGGGGGATATCAACAGCACCCCCACCCTAAACCgag GGACCATGGGGAACCACCTGCTGACCAACCCGGTGCTGCAGACCCGGGGCGGCACCAGCCCCTACAACACCCTCATCGCCGAGTCCGTGGGCTTCAACCCCTCCTCGCCCCCCGTCTTCAACTCCCCAG GGAGCTTCCGAGAGTCCA agcaccccctgaaCAACAGCCGGGACGCCTGCGGCATGGACACCCTGCCCCTCAACGGCAACTTCAACAACAGCTACTCCCTCCGCAGTGCTGACTTCCCGGCCGAGGGCGCCAAGATGGCCGACTGCCGGCGCAACCTCAGCGACGCCGCCGCCTTCGAGAAGATGATCATCTCGGAGCTGGTGCACAACAACCTACGTGGGGGCGCCGGCGGCACGGCCAAGGGGGCGCCCCCTGCAGGAGGGGCCGGCCCGGCCGAGCCCAGCAACCCCTCtggcccgcccgccccccccagcggcggCGGGCCtggtgaggaggaggcggcggcggcgcccGAGGGCCCGGCCCTGAGCCACGAGGAGAACCTGGAGATCGAACTCATGTACAAGGCCCTGGaggagccgctgctgctgcaaCGGGCTCAGTCGATCCTCTACCAGAGCGACCTGGAGGAGTCCGAGAGCTGCACGGCCGACCTGACCGAGGGCGGAGAcggccaggccccctcccccaacagggACTCCTTGTACACCAGTATGACCAACCTGAGAGACTCCCCTTACCCGGACAGCAGCCCCGAGGCGGTGGGGGaaatcctcccccacacccaagcCATCAACGAAATCTACTACACCAACCGGCCTGCCCTGGTGCCCCGCAGCCAGCTCCAAGCCTACTACCAGGTCCGGAGACCGAGCACTGACGGCTACTTGGTTCAAGCCGGCTTAGAGGGCCCAGTGCCGGAGGGAGACGGTCAAATGCAGCTGGTGACCAGTCTCTGA